TAGGCGCGCTTATCCTCCAGCACCTTTAAGAGCTTGTTCTGCAGCATGTCGTCCATTTCACCGATCTCATCGATGAAGAGAATGCCGCCGTGCGCATCCGTAACGAGACCCGGCTTCGGCTCCGGGACGCCGCTGTCCGCGAGCTCGCGGCGCGCCCCCTGATAGATCGGATCGTGTACGGAGCCCAGCAGAGGATTCGTCATATCGCGCGGATCCCAACGCAGTGTTGCTCCGTCCGTCTCAACAAAAGGAGCATCCGGCAGGAAGGGTGCATACTTTTTTTTCTTCGCCTCTTCCAGGACGAGACGGGCCGCCGTCGTCTTGCCGACGCCCGGGGGACCGTAGAGCAGGAGATGCTGCGGATAGGGCGAGGAGAGCTTCGAGGCGAGCGCCTTGACCGCCCGCTCCTGCCCGACAACGTCATCCATGTTATCCGGACGCAGAAGCTCCATGACCGACTGCGTGAGGTGTATATTCTCGAGTTTCTCAAGCTCTTCACGCTTCTTTGTCGCCTGCGGAGACTCGAAGTCCTTCTTCTCCTCTTTGAGGATCTGCATGCGGATGTCCTTCACGTAATCCTGATGATTTTCCTCGAGCTTTTCCTGTATCTTCTGCTCGATCTTATCCTCCATGCTGCGCCTCGCCATGAGGCCCGCGACGTGCTCCGAGAGCTCGTGCAGAAGCGCGGGCAGTTCTTCATCCTTCGGCACGCGTTCAATGGTCGGATTTTCAAATATGATGCGCTGCAGAGCGAGCACACGCTCTCCGCGATTTGCGGAGCGCATGAGCCCCATGGCGTCCATCTTGCCCGCCTTGATGACGACGCGGTCGCTGCCCTGCGAATCGCTCAGGATGCCGTACAGCGCATCGATCTGACGATCCAGGTCATCGCTTTTCTCAAACGTTTCCGCCGGCTGCTTTTTCTGCTGTTTTTTACCAAAGAATCGTGTCAGAAATTTCAATGGTCTCACACTTCTCCTTCGGCTGTGATATGCACTTTGATCGTGCTCGTGATCTCCGGGTGCACCTTGATGACGGCATCATAGTCGCCTGCACCGACGACCTCCCCTTGGATGGAGATCTTGCGGCGATCGATCTCGATGCCGTGCTCGCTTTTCAGCGCGTCGGCAACGTCCTTGCCCGTCACCGAGCCGAAGAGCTTGCCGCCCTCACCGATGCGCACGGAAATCGTAACCGCGACCTTCTCCAGCTGTGACGCCATGAGTTTTGCCTCATCCGATGCCTGCTGCTTCTTGCGAGCGGCGGACCCCGCCTTTGCCTTGGCGACGTTGAGATTCTGGCTGTTTGCCTCGACAGCCGCCTTTCTGGGGAACAGGAAATTTCGCGCGTAGCCGTCCGAAACCTCGACAATTTCACCCTTCTTGCCGACATTCTTAATATCCTGCTGCAGTATCACTTTCATCTTTATCATGCTCCTCTATTTGCTTCTTACTGATTTCAACGGCACGAGCGGCGACATCTTCGAGCTTTTCACCCTTGACCTGCGCACCTGCCACATTCTGATGACCGCCGCCGCCGAACTGTTCCATGATGACCTGCATATTGAGGTCGCCCGTCGATCGCGCCGAGAGCCCTACCGTATCCTGCGACAGCTGGAATATGACGAGACTCATGCGCACCCCCTCGATGCGCAGGAACGCATCGGCAGCCTGCCCCGCAATCGCCTGCACGTTCGGGATAGACTCACTTATCTTCGAGACAATGAGACCGCCCGGATAGAGTTTTGAAGCCGCCTTCGCCTTGGCGAGCGCGACGCTCGTCTCATAATCCGTACGGAAGAGATGCTGCACCATGACCGGGTCGGCACCGCTTCGACGGAGGTACGCCGCGGCATCCAATGTGCGGACGCCCGTCTGCACGGCGAAGTTCTTCGTATCGACGACAATCCCCGAATAGAGCGCCGTTGCCTCGAGACGGGACAGCATCGTCTCATCGCTGAAGTACATGACGAGTTCCGTGACAAGCTCACTCGCCGAGCTTGCCGCCGGCTCCGTATAGATGAGCACGGGATTTTCGATGAAGCTCTCGCCGCTCCGCCTGTGATGGTCAATGACGACAACCGAGTTGATGCGGTCTAAGAGAGACGGCGCTGCCGTGATGTGCGGGATATGCGTGTCGACGACGATCAGGAGCGGCTTCAGCGATGTAATCGAGCCGATGTCGTATTCATGGATGAGAAGATCTTCATAGCCCTTCGTCTCCTGCAGGAGCTCCTTGAACTTCTCGATGCCGTCATTCATATCCGACAGCACGATGTGTGTCGCCTTCTTCATATCACGAGCCATGCACGCGACGCCCATGGCCGCGCCGAAGCAGTCAAAATCCTCATTGTGGTGTCCCATGATGAAGACCTCGTCCGAGCCTTCGATGACCTCGCGGAGGGCGTGCGATACGACACGAGCCTTGACGCGCGTGTGCTTTTCGACCGCCTTTGCCTTGCCGCCGATGAATTGATTCTTCCCGTCCAGCATGACGGCGACCTGATCCCCGCCGCGGCCGAGCGCCATATCAAGGCGAGCCTGCGCCTCCCGGCCGAGATCCTCCATCGTCTGCTCCTCGGCAATACTGACGCCGATCGAAAGCGTGACGGGCAGACGGTTCGTCGTGCTCTGAACGGCACGCACTTTATCGAGAATATCAAAGTGCTCCTCGTACGCCTTATCATACGTATGGCGCTCCAGGACAGCAATGTAGAGATCATCGCTGACCTTTCTGAGAAATCCGTGCAGACTCTTGATCCACGTATCGATACGCTGGTTGACCGTATAGAGGAGCGCCGTCCGCTCCGCTTCCGAGAGCCCCTGCAACACCTCATCATAGTTATCGATCTGAATGTACAGGAGCACCGTGCGGCTCTGATTAAACCGCTCCTTGAGCTCTTCCTCCTCCGTGATATCCTCAATGTAGAACGCCATCAGGCCCTCCGCATCGCGATTCGTTATGACGGGACGATGCTGCACCTTATAGTACCTCTCGTCATGCGAAAAGACATACATGCCCGTTTTGCCCCAGATGGGCGTGACGATGAAGCCGGGCCACGCATCCTGCACAGCCAGCCCCTTCTCCACCGGAGTCCCGATCAAATCGGCAGCGATGCGGTTCGCCCACTCCAGACGCCCGTCCTTATTGACAATCAGCACCGCCTGCGGCAGGCACTCAACGGCATAGCTCATCACATCGCTGACATTGCGAATGACATTCTGGCAATAGTCTTCAAAGGCGTCCCTGCGGCTCCTCACACGCTCCATGGAAAACAGCGCCGCCACGAATATAAGAACAAAACCGATTGCTGCAAGATACAGGTTGTAAAACGACAACACCAGGGCAAACGCCAGCATGACCGCAATGTGGATAGTCGCATCCAGCCATGCAGATAGATTGCGAGGCATATTACCCCTCCTTTCTCGAAACCGACAATATCATACATCAAGAGTTGCGACGGTCGGAAAATCTCCGTCGGTAATCAAAATACGTATCAAACAGGCCCGTAAACGCCACGATCTGCATCATAATCGCGCTCAGAATCGTGAAGAACACAAGCGACCAACGAAAGATCGGAGACAGCGAAAACCGCTCCGCGATATACCAAAAAAGCGAAAATCCCTCGATGAGCCCCGCCAGCATGGCAATGAGCTCTCCGTTGATAGAGACGCGATAGAGCAGATCAATCTCACGTGTTCCGCCCCAATAGAGCCCCACCATCGAGAAGCCGAAGAGGTAGAAGAACCACACCGGCAATTTCCACGTCGAGAAGGGCGGGAGAGCCATCGGCTCCCCCATGCCCAATCGATAGAACAGGCGGCGCATGAACTGATAGTGCAGGAGAAGCGCCGTCGCGGCCTCAAAGAAGAGCACGCTCGGCGCGATGTATCCGACGATTTCCTCCAGCTTGGCGAGACCTTCGCGGCTTGCGGCAGGCTGCAAGGCCGACTGAATCATCTCCATAGAGCCGTGCGCCGACTCCAAAAACATGGAAAACGGTGCTATCCCGTAGACAAGCTGCAGAAATCCGAGCGATGCAATCCCCCCGGCAACGGATGCCAGTAATCCGCGCACGAGGATGACCGTACCCGGCCGATGCTGCCGTATTCCCTCCGCCATGGTAATGGCGAGCGAAAGCACAATAAAAAGCGACTGTGCCACGTACTCGGCACCCAAAATCGCCCCCTGCACAACCGCTCCCGTGAGCATAGCGGCAATCCCCGGTCCTCGCCCCTGCCGGACATAGAGGACAGCCGCCGGAGCCGACCACAAAAGGAAGAAGAACGCTCCGAATATGGGTAAAAACGGCGCCGACACCGCAAGAAAAAACGTAAGTATAAAGAGTAAAAACCGTTCCCTCTCCCCAGATAGGGTTTGATTCATATCGATACCTTTCTTCGTCCAATAATATGCAAGCCTTTGCACAAGAACACGCAGCATTGACTTGCCGGGGAAAAGCACGGGTGCAATAAGCGTCTCATACATCCGAGATTCCCTGAATTGTCAATACGTCATTATATCAGAAAAGACAATGCTTGTCATCTTTTCCGGCGTAAAATCTAAGGAAACGCTGATAAAATGAAGTCTGTCAGATTGGTGCAGATTTTTCGTTCTGTCAAGCAGGCAAACCGGACGCAGAGTGGTGCTCTGTGGAGGATTTGCCGACAAAGAGAGGGCGGAAAAGATACGCCAAGATGGCTGTGCTGAATTTATCAGCGCTTCCCTAACCTTCCTCCGGAAAAGCGGAACTGCACGAACGAGGGCTGCCGCGAAATGAATCACGGCAGCCCTCGTTTTCTATGTGTCTTTCGCGTCCGCCGGCCGGCTGACAGTTTCGCCGCACGCGCCGCCCGGCGACGTCACGGACAGGATGAAGCTCTCTTTATCCGTTCTCCGCCGCCTCTTCTTCCGGCTCGACCGGATCCGGCACCCAGCGATAGATCTTTCTCGACTTCGTGATATTCACATACATCATCGTTCTGGCTTCATCGCCGTAAGCCGATTTTACCGTGAATACCAGTCTCTTTCTCTTCTTTTTCGGATTCTTCGGCCTCGGCTCCTCTTCCTCGTACGGATCATCATCGACGTCATATCCATACGTATCGTCCTCGTCCGGGTCATCGCCGTCATCCCGATTGAAAAACGCGTCCTCTTCGTCCTCGTCCAGGAAGACATCTTCCCCGAAGTCATCTTCCTCTCCCGCAAAGCCCGTCTCTTCCGGTTCCTCGGCATCGTCTGCCGCAAGGCCGTCATCTGCGTCAAAAGCGTCGTCCGCATACGCCGCGGCATCGTCGGCGGGCTTGCCTGCCGCATCGTCCGCCGGCGCGTCGCTCCCACCCTGCACGGAGCTGAAGTCAATATCTGTTCCCTCGATGTGAATATTTTCAAGACCGACAACCTTGTCGCCCTCATGTACCGAGTCCGCAACGGACTGTCTTGACGACGCCATCCGCTCCAAAAGCTCAGCGGCAATATCATCCTGCGACTTCTCTTCGTTTGCCATCTGTCTCATCACCTTCTATCCGGACAATCGCTCTCATTCTTTCTTTTTATAGTATAGAACAATGTGCCTTGGCTTGCAACGAAATTCTCTTCCCGCAGGAAAAAGCGGAAAACGATTTTCGCTCACCCGCACCGTCCTTGCACGCGCGTGTCCGATCAGCCTCCGCCGTTCGGTCTGCCGTCTTGCCGATACACAGAAAAACGCTGCCGTGTGAGCCGCGGCAGCGTCTGTTTTCTTACGCCAACACTCTGGAGAGACGAACGAGTTCCGGGTCAAGCGTCTTGGTGTTCGTGACGGCATCCTTGAGCTTGATGCTGACGACCTTGCCCTGATCATAGCCGAAGACGACATTGCTCGCCCCCGAAATCAGCGCCAGCGCCGCGCGCTCACCGAGAAGAGAGGCCTTCATGCGGTCTTCGACCGTCGGCGATCCGCCGCGCTGAATATAGCCGAGAACGGAGACACGCGTATCGATTTCCGTCTTGTCCGCGATGACCTTGCCGATATCGACCGCCGACCCCGCTCCCTCCGCCACGACGATGATGCTGTAGCGCTTGCCGTAGCTGTAGGATTCCTTGATCTCCTCGCTGATGACATCGAGATCAAATTTGACCTCGGGGACGAGGACGTACTCCGCGCCGCCCGCGATGCCCGACATCATGGCAAGCCAGCCGGACTTCCTGCCCATGACCTCGATGAGGATGATGCGGCGATGCGCCGAAGCCGTATCACGCAGCTTGTTGATGGCATCGAGGATCGTATTGGCAGCCGTATCGCAGCCGATCGTATAGTCCGTGCCCCAGACATCGTTGTCAATCGTCCCCGGCAGACCGACGATCGGCATGCCGTATTGAGACAGGAGCGACGCGCCCGATAGACTGCCGTCTCCGCCGATGACGACAAGCCCCTCGATGCCGTGCTTCTTCAGATTGTCATACGCCAGCTTGCGTCCCTCTTCCGTGCGGAAGCGCGTTGACCGCCCCGTACCGAGGAACGTGCCACCGCGCTGGATGAGATCGCTGACACTTCGGCTCGTGAGCTCTTCGATGTGGTCGTCGCACATCCCCGTATAGCCGCCGTAGATGCCGAAGACCCGGACACCCTCGCCGAGCGCCGTCCGCACGACCGCGCGCGCCGCCGCGTTCATGCCCGGGCTGTCTCCGCCGGAAGTAACGACAGCAATACTGTTAATCATAATGCCTCTCTCCTCTATGAAATAAATGTAAAGCCTTGTTTTTCTTCAAAACGCCATAAGTCCTATTCCTTATTTTACGTTTTTTTGTGTGCTTTGTAAAGAGTCGATTATATGATGTAAAAGGGGACTCTCCGGGCAGGGTGAGCGACGCGAGGAGACGCGGCAGACACGGCATGAAGCGTTTTTGCAAACCGATGCCGGTATCAGCCCTGCCTCGAATGATCCTTCAGCGCGCGCTCAATGTCCCGCTTCGCGCTCTTTGCCGCGAGGTCCCGGCGCTTATCGTAGTTGTGCTTGCCCGAGGCGAGCGCGAGCTCGACCTTGGCTTTCCCCTGCTTGAAGTAGATCTTCAGCGGGATGAGCGTAAAGCCCTTCTCCCGCGTCTTGGAAAACAGCTTGACGATTTCCTGCTTGTGCAGCAGGAGCTTGCGCTTGCGCAGGGGATCGTGATTGAATATATTGCCCTGCTCGTAGGGACTGATGTGCAGTCCCTCGAGGAACACCTCGCCGTTCCGGAAGCTCGCGTAGCTGTCCTTGAGGTTCGCCCTGCCCGCGCGCAGCGACTTCACCTCGGTGCCCTGCAGCGCGAGCCCCGCCTCGATCGTCTCGTGGATGAAATAGTCATGGCGGGCTTTACGGTTTTCTGATACGGTTTTGATTCCGTCGTTTTTGCGCCCTATGTCTCTCACCTTCCTTAGGCCTTTCCTTTATAGATGGAAAAGCACTGAACGCAGCCGGCGGACCGGAGTGATGCTCCTTCCGCTTTTTCTTGTCCTTCGGCTTCCTCCTGCCGGACTTTTTCCCGTCCTTCTTCGCAGGCTTCACAGCCGTTTCGCCCTCCGCAGGCCCTTTCGGCGCCTTTACGGATGCGGCGGACGGATTCGCCTCTTTCCCGGATTTCGCCGATTTTTTCTTCTCTTTTGCGGACTTGGAGGACTTCTTCGCCCTTTTCGCCTTGTCCTCCCTCGCTGCCCTTTGGAGGCTCCCGATGTCGGTGATGCCGTTATCCTTCAGGACAAAATCGAGCTTTCGCTCCGCGAGATCCGCCTTCATGAGGACGACTTCCACTTCATTGCCCAGACGGTAGCTGACGCCCGTCGACTCGCCGACGAGCGCGAAGAGCTCTTCGCGATACTCATAGTAATCGTTGACCATCGACGAGACGTGGACGAGTCCCTCGACGCCGTTCTCGAGCTCGACGAAGATGCCGAACGCCGTCACGCCGCTGATGACGCCCGTGAATTCCTCACCCACAAACTGCACCATGTACTCGATCTTCTTCATATCCGTCGTCTCGCGCTCCGCTTCGACGGCGTTGCGTTCACGCTCCGAGCTGTGCTGCGCGATGACAGGCAGCTTTTCTTTCAGGCTCTCCTGCCGTTCCTTCGTCATCGTACCCGTCCGGAACGTATCCCTCAGCAGGCGATGCACGATGAGATCCGGATAGCGGCGTATCGGCGACGTGAAGTGCGTGTAGTAGCGAGCCGCAAGTCCGAAGTGCCCGAGCGACGCTGGCGCATAGCGCGCCTGCTGCATCGATCGCAGCGCCACGGCACTGATGATGCGCTCCTCCGGCTTTCCTTTGACCTTCTCCAGCACCGCCTGTATATCCCTCGGCTCGACGCTCCCGTCCGCGCGGGGCGCGACGTGCAGAGAAAACGCCGCCAGCAGCGTGTTGAGCCGCTCCAGCTTTTCCTCCGAAGGCTGCTCATGCACGCGGCAGATAAAGGGCAGCTCCTTCTTCTCCATGTGCTCGGCGACCGTCTCGTTCGCGGCGAGCATACACTCCTCAATGACGGATTCCGCCAGCGAGCCCGTGCGCTTGACGAGCTCCACGGGATGTCCCGCCTCATCGAGCTTGACCTTGACCTCGGCAATCTCAAAATCGATTGAGCCGCGTGCGCGGCGGATGGCCTTCCGCTTTTCCCGCACCTCGGCGAGCAGTTCGAGCATCGGCAGTACATCCTTATACCGCTCCCGCATCTCGGCGTCCTTTTCGACGAGCGCCGCATTGACCGCCGTATACGTCAGACGATGACGCACGTGGATGACGGTCGGCAGGATCTCATAGCTTCGGACCTCACCGGAGGCGTCGAGCACCATCTCACACGCCATCGAGAGGCGGTCGACCCCCGTGTTGAGACTGCAGATGCCGTTCGAGAGCGCCGTCGGCAGCATGGGAATGACCCGGTCGACGAGATAGACACTCGTCCCGCGCTCGCGCGCCTCGACGTCGAGTGCCTCATTCTCCCGCACATAGTAGCTGACATCGGCGATGTAGACGCCGAGAAAACAGCCGCCGTCGGGACGACGCTCGGCATAGATGCCGTCGTCCAGATCCTTCGCGTCCTCTCCGTCGACCGTGACGATGGAGAGCTTCCGACGATCCGCGCGGCCTTTCATATCCTCCGGACGCACCTCCTGCGGAGTGACGTCCGCCGCCTGCCGCACCGCCTTTGGGAATGTATCCGTGAGGCCGTACTGGCGCATGACCGAGAGCACATCGACCCCCGGCGCTCCGGCGTCGCCCAGCTTCTCGACGACCTCGCCCTCCGCGCTGCGGCGGCCTTCGGGCCACTTCGTGACATGGACGACGACCTTCATGCCCGCCTTTGCTCCGTGAAGCGCTTTCTGCGAGACGAAGATATCCTGAGAGAGCCGCTTATCGTCCGGGATGACGAAGCCGTTCTTCCGCACAATCTCCACCGTGCCGACGACGCGCGTATTCGCGCGCTCGACAACGCGGATGATGACGCCCTCGCGCGCGCGGCCGGGCAGCTCCGCCGGACTCACGCGGGCGACGACGCGGTCGCCGTGCATCGCCGAGTTCAAGTCGCCGCCGGGCACGAAGATATCGCCCGCATCCTCGCCGACCGTCTCCTCCGGCGTGATGAAGCCGAAGCCCTTCGCGCTCATCGAGAGACGGCCCACCGCCAGATTCATGCGCGCGGGGAGCCCGAGACGCTCGTTTCGCGTCTTGATGATGACCGCCGTCTCCTCGAGCTCTTCAATCGCCTGCCAGAAGAGATGCAAATCCTCCGCCGAAAACGCCATCGCGCCCGCCAGATCCTCCTCCGTCAGAGGCCGATAGACTTCCTCCCGCATGAAGCGGACGATGTGCTTCTTTATCTCTTCCAATGTTTCTTTCATTCATTTCTCCTGTATGTATGCCCGCTTCCGGGCTGTGCGCCGTTCCGCCCCGCTTCTTTGAGCTGCGGGCAGCGCGTCCTGCGCGGCTATATATCCCGCGCCTTCAAAAAAGCCGTGCATGCGTCAAAGACATCCTCGCGCACATCGCTCAGCATAATCATGTGCCCCGCGTCCACATGAATGACCGCCTTGTCCGTTGACGACACGGCATCGCAGATATACTGCGCGCTCTCTATCTTCGCCGTCCGATCCTGCGTCCCGTGGAAGAGGCGGATCGGCACCTTGACCTCGGCGAGCCGCCCCTTGATCTCCTCAATGAAGTCCACGAGCTCGTGGACGGCGATGAGAGGCATCTTCTTGTACGTCAGATTGACAAACCCCGGGATGTGCTTACACCGATTGCGGATCTTGGGATAGTACTTGTCCATGCAGTCCGCGCGCGAGGGCAGGTATCCCATGTGCCGCGATTCATCGATGAAGATGGGCGCGCCGAGCGTGACGACCTTCTCGATCCTCTTATCGGCGGCAAGCTTCAGCGACAGAAGTCCGCCCATCGAATGGCCGATGACCGAGATGCGCGGACAGAAGCCCGAGAGAATCGAGTACCCGTCGATGACCGAATCATACCAGTCCGCCGCGTTTGTCCTCTGCATATCCTCCGGTGACGTGCCGTGTCCGCAGAGGCGTATCGTCAGCACCGTAAAGCCGGCCTCATGGAGAGCATCCGCCAACAGCACCATCTCCGGGGGCATGCCTGTAAAGCCGTGCACCAAGAGCACACCGTGCTCGCCCCCAGGCATGAAGAACGGCTCCGCTCCTTCGATAATCATGATAAATCGCTCCTAAAAACAAAAAGAGAGACGCTGCACGAGGAGCGTCTCTATCCGTCAGACCGTCAGCTTGACAATCGCCAGCGTCAGACCGCCAAAGGCAATCGCAAGAATAATCGTCACGCGCGCCAACAGCGCGTCCAATCCGCGCGCCTTACTGCTGAAGACCGTATCATCCGCGGCGCCGAACCCCATACCTGCCGATTTCGGCTCCTGTCCCAGAACCGATACGATGAGGGCAATGCCGAGCAGCGCGTCCAGTACCATCAAACCTGTCAATAACAAATGAAATCTCTCCTCCGCCTTATGTTCGATACGAGTTATTCTATCACAAAGACAAATTCTCGACAAGAGGAATATATTTCTCGTTCGCTTTCCCAATCTTCAGCAAACAATGGATTTGCACAGGAAACAATGGATTTCTATATTTCATCTTGCATATTTGCGCGATTTAGAATAGGATTAGAAGGAGATTCGCATCTCATGGCGAAAGTAAATAATTGTTATGTTGGATTTATTGTAGAATCATATATTGAATGCGAATCACCCTGAAATCTCTTGGAAGGGACCCTCGCACGCGAGGACATACAAGGAGGAATATACACATGAAAAAAGAGCTGACGCGAGACGAGCTCTTGACACGCGCCGTCGTCTTCACGGCGGTCACAGGCAGCATTATGACTCTGCCGCATGCCGGCGAGGCGGCGACGAAGTTCAACGAGCACAACTACGCCACGCAGATCATCGTCGATCAGACGGACGGGCAGGAATGGTATACCGACAGTGAGGGAAATACCCGCACGAAGATGTATGTTCCAAGAGGCGATTTCATATCCCCAACCGACAAATCCAAGAGCACCACGACGCACAGCGATCAGCTCAACGTCATCTCCATTACGGATAAGGGCGTACAGAGCCAGACCGTATCGTATTACAACTACCCAAAAAGCTGGAAAACAGATGACACCGTAGCACTTCCGAATCACAAGGAGACGCAGGACTGGTATCACCCGGACGCTTCCCCCGACCTCATCGTATCCAATGACGAGACAGCCTCTGCCTTTAAGTATGACCGACCTGTCGTCAGGGACGCCGTTCCTGTCGCACCGGGTGCCGAAGTACGAGTGCTTGATAAGGGCGAGGCTATCGTCGTCGTCGCCGAGGAAGCGAAGGCCCCTGAGCTGACCCTCACGACGGGAAACCTGCGCCAGAAAGCGTTTAATGCTGCGGGAGAGCTTGTCTCTTCCGGCGACGCCTATCACGGTACGGCTGAGGATGGCGGAAGTCTCTCCATTGCCGTCCAGCCGTCGGCATCGAACGTCAACTACAGACAGACCGATTATCTCTCCGCCATGCTCCATCATACTGCCGACGCGCAGGCTCTGCGGGACGCAATCCCCAGCTATGAGAGCGTATCCGCGGATCTGTCAAATGTTTACTTCAAAGCGGTCGGCGGTGATATCAGCTTTGTGAACGGCTCCGTGACCGTGCAGGCGAATCACCTTTACGGCGCAAATAACACAACCAAAGTCACGCGTAAAGATAACTATGAGTTTCCTGACAAATCCCGCTTCAACGGCAAAATACACATCGGTTCCTCGAAGGATGAAGCCGGTCATACCGCCAACTATGTACCGCAGCGCGCCCGCGTCGTACTTGCAGGTGATACCGCATTTAACGCGCAGAACAGTTCATCTGACTTCACTTGGAACGACTATGCCGACAATACCATAACGAACGCCAAGGATTTTATCAAACTGAATCCGAGCGGCACTCTGGCAGGCGCTTCCGCGCAACTTCTCGATACGGCTGATGCGGCTAAGCCGACGGTTCGTACGGACGCTGGAAATGCCATCGACTTTAACGGCGGTATACTCGAGCTGACGGATGCAACGCTGACCGACACGCAGTTGGAGCGCGCACAGGATGCCGTAAACAAAGAAAGTGATTCTCAGAGTCTATTTACAGCATGGCGCGATGCGCTCAAAAACGGCGCTGCCTGGACTTCATCCGTACATGCCCCCTCCGTCGTCCGCGCAAGCGCTTCCACCAAGGTCACGAAGGATTCGACGACGATGCCGTCTGTCGCCGACTTTAGTGATACGTCGCAGTGGGAATACGATAAATATGCGGACGTACTGAATGTACTTGCCGCAAACAGCCTCAAAAACACCTCGGAACTTGGTCTTGTCACGTTACCTGGAAGGAATCAGTTCAACCTGATTAATTCTCGTAGTTATGTGTCACATCACGATTCATCGGATGATCCTGATGACTGGTTTGAGAGTTCCGATCCTT
This portion of the Selenomonas sp. TAMA-11512 genome encodes:
- the rnr gene encoding ribonuclease R, with the translated sequence MKETLEEIKKHIVRFMREEVYRPLTEEDLAGAMAFSAEDLHLFWQAIEELEETAVIIKTRNERLGLPARMNLAVGRLSMSAKGFGFITPEETVGEDAGDIFVPGGDLNSAMHGDRVVARVSPAELPGRAREGVIIRVVERANTRVVGTVEIVRKNGFVIPDDKRLSQDIFVSQKALHGAKAGMKVVVHVTKWPEGRRSAEGEVVEKLGDAGAPGVDVLSVMRQYGLTDTFPKAVRQAADVTPQEVRPEDMKGRADRRKLSIVTVDGEDAKDLDDGIYAERRPDGGCFLGVYIADVSYYVRENEALDVEARERGTSVYLVDRVIPMLPTALSNGICSLNTGVDRLSMACEMVLDASGEVRSYEILPTVIHVRHRLTYTAVNAALVEKDAEMRERYKDVLPMLELLAEVREKRKAIRRARGSIDFEIAEVKVKLDEAGHPVELVKRTGSLAESVIEECMLAANETVAEHMEKKELPFICRVHEQPSEEKLERLNTLLAAFSLHVAPRADGSVEPRDIQAVLEKVKGKPEERIISAVALRSMQQARYAPASLGHFGLAARYYTHFTSPIRRYPDLIVHRLLRDTFRTGTMTKERQESLKEKLPVIAQHSSERERNAVEAERETTDMKKIEYMVQFVGEEFTGVISGVTAFGIFVELENGVEGLVHVSSMVNDYYEYREELFALVGESTGVSYRLGNEVEVVLMKADLAERKLDFVLKDNGITDIGSLQRAAREDKAKRAKKSSKSAKEKKKSAKSGKEANPSAASVKAPKGPAEGETAVKPAKKDGKKSGRRKPKDKKKRKEHHSGPPAAFSAFPSIKERPKEGERHRAQKRRNQNRIRKP
- the pfkA gene encoding 6-phosphofructokinase; this translates as MMINSIAVVTSGGDSPGMNAAARAVVRTALGEGVRVFGIYGGYTGMCDDHIEELTSRSVSDLIQRGGTFLGTGRSTRFRTEEGRKLAYDNLKKHGIEGLVVIGGDGSLSGASLLSQYGMPIVGLPGTIDNDVWGTDYTIGCDTAANTILDAINKLRDTASAHRRIILIEVMGRKSGWLAMMSGIAGGAEYVLVPEVKFDLDVISEEIKESYSYGKRYSIIVVAEGAGSAVDIGKVIADKTEIDTRVSVLGYIQRGGSPTVEDRMKASLLGERAALALISGASNVVFGYDQGKVVSIKLKDAVTNTKTLDPELVRLSRVLA
- the rplI gene encoding 50S ribosomal protein L9; translation: MKVILQQDIKNVGKKGEIVEVSDGYARNFLFPRKAAVEANSQNLNVAKAKAGSAARKKQQASDEAKLMASQLEKVAVTISVRIGEGGKLFGSVTGKDVADALKSEHGIEIDRRKISIQGEVVGAGDYDAVIKVHPEITSTIKVHITAEGEV
- a CDS encoding alpha/beta fold hydrolase, coding for MIIEGAEPFFMPGGEHGVLLVHGFTGMPPEMVLLADALHEAGFTVLTIRLCGHGTSPEDMQRTNAADWYDSVIDGYSILSGFCPRISVIGHSMGGLLSLKLAADKRIEKVVTLGAPIFIDESRHMGYLPSRADCMDKYYPKIRNRCKHIPGFVNLTYKKMPLIAVHELVDFIEEIKGRLAEVKVPIRLFHGTQDRTAKIESAQYICDAVSSTDKAVIHVDAGHMIMLSDVREDVFDACTAFLKARDI
- the smpB gene encoding SsrA-binding protein SmpB; protein product: MGRKNDGIKTVSENRKARHDYFIHETIEAGLALQGTEVKSLRAGRANLKDSYASFRNGEVFLEGLHISPYEQGNIFNHDPLRKRKLLLHKQEIVKLFSKTREKGFTLIPLKIYFKQGKAKVELALASGKHNYDKRRDLAAKSAKRDIERALKDHSRQG
- a CDS encoding DUF2232 domain-containing protein; protein product: MYETLIAPVLFPGKSMLRVLVQRLAYYWTKKGIDMNQTLSGERERFLLFILTFFLAVSAPFLPIFGAFFFLLWSAPAAVLYVRQGRGPGIAAMLTGAVVQGAILGAEYVAQSLFIVLSLAITMAEGIRQHRPGTVILVRGLLASVAGGIASLGFLQLVYGIAPFSMFLESAHGSMEMIQSALQPAASREGLAKLEEIVGYIAPSVLFFEAATALLLHYQFMRRLFYRLGMGEPMALPPFSTWKLPVWFFYLFGFSMVGLYWGGTREIDLLYRVSINGELIAMLAGLIEGFSLFWYIAERFSLSPIFRWSLVFFTILSAIMMQIVAFTGLFDTYFDYRRRFSDRRNS
- a CDS encoding DHH family phosphoesterase encodes the protein MPRNLSAWLDATIHIAVMLAFALVLSFYNLYLAAIGFVLIFVAALFSMERVRSRRDAFEDYCQNVIRNVSDVMSYAVECLPQAVLIVNKDGRLEWANRIAADLIGTPVEKGLAVQDAWPGFIVTPIWGKTGMYVFSHDERYYKVQHRPVITNRDAEGLMAFYIEDITEEEELKERFNQSRTVLLYIQIDNYDEVLQGLSEAERTALLYTVNQRIDTWIKSLHGFLRKVSDDLYIAVLERHTYDKAYEEHFDILDKVRAVQSTTNRLPVTLSIGVSIAEEQTMEDLGREAQARLDMALGRGGDQVAVMLDGKNQFIGGKAKAVEKHTRVKARVVSHALREVIEGSDEVFIMGHHNEDFDCFGAAMGVACMARDMKKATHIVLSDMNDGIEKFKELLQETKGYEDLLIHEYDIGSITSLKPLLIVVDTHIPHITAAPSLLDRINSVVVIDHHRRSGESFIENPVLIYTEPAASSASELVTELVMYFSDETMLSRLEATALYSGIVVDTKNFAVQTGVRTLDAAAYLRRSGADPVMVQHLFRTDYETSVALAKAKAASKLYPGGLIVSKISESIPNVQAIAGQAADAFLRIEGVRMSLVIFQLSQDTVGLSARSTGDLNMQVIMEQFGGGGHQNVAGAQVKGEKLEDVAARAVEISKKQIEEHDKDESDTAAGY